Proteins from one Pontibacter korlensis genomic window:
- a CDS encoding HYC_CC_PP family protein: MNLYRQILLLTLTLLVLVSSTGMAVGMHICGGELRDVTFFGAEAECPMEKPKEEIPPCHAPDQEADENCCQDHQVKVERLDVAAKDKPVSLNKLQDIKFIAAVKVLVLQWFAPEVELKPAYALYESPPLARDIPVLVQSFLI, encoded by the coding sequence ATGAACCTATACCGCCAGATCTTATTGCTAACCCTTACACTGCTGGTGCTCGTCTCCTCGACGGGTATGGCTGTGGGTATGCATATTTGTGGCGGAGAGTTACGAGATGTAACCTTCTTCGGAGCCGAGGCAGAATGCCCGATGGAGAAGCCCAAGGAAGAGATTCCTCCTTGCCATGCTCCAGACCAAGAAGCTGATGAGAACTGCTGCCAAGACCACCAGGTAAAAGTGGAGCGGCTGGATGTGGCTGCAAAAGACAAACCTGTTTCACTGAACAAGCTGCAGGATATCAAGTTTATTGCCGCTGTTAAGGTACTGGTGCTTCAGTGGTTTGCTCCTGAAGTTGAGCTAAAGCCAGCTTACGCCTTATACGAGTCCCCCCCACTAGCCCGCGACATACCGGTGCTGGTGCAGTCTTTCCTGATATAA